The Megalobrama amblycephala isolate DHTTF-2021 linkage group LG1, ASM1881202v1, whole genome shotgun sequence genome segment TCTCAGACATTTCATcaattcctgaaaaaaaagcCATTAGAGCTCCACAGAGttgcttcaaatcaaatatCTGCATTAGATGATGTGCAATCCTGcaagaaaaacagaaacaaaaagaaaaatttcaATCACCAACCTTTAGGGACGTCCTCTCCCTTATTAGGCTTGGTCTTCTCTGGCTCCTCTTCTTCAGAACTGGAGCAAGGCAAGGAAGATGATAATGATAAGACTACTGTAACCATGAAAAGAGGGCTTTTCGCATGTGACAAAAGTAAGTGTACATAAAGATTTGTGTGTCATTGGAGTCACCTGCTCTCATCGGACATGTAGTCCACCTCCAACCCCTCAAAGTCGCCATCATCACTATCCTCGATTCCTTCCAAGTcgctttttttcttcttctttccctTGCCTTTGGGGCCTTTGTCCTTTTTACCTTTCGACTTGGCTTCATCATCTTCATTGAAAGAAGACATTATTAAGAAAGTCCAACATTTGACACTCCTCTTCCtctcagaccctttgctcaccCTCTCCATTGCTGCCGTCGCTCTCATCGCTGCTCATTTCCAAGTCATCCTCAAGGTCATGTATGCGCAGGTCTCCACCCCTGCCTccctttttcttctttttcttccctCCTTTTTCTCCTTCCTCCTCATCCTCGTCTCCTCGCTCCTGTTCTCGGAGACGTCGCTGGAGCATGATACTGAAGTGGTTCACCACCTTGTTCCTCCTATATGGAAAAATAAGCAGATGTGATGTTTGAGATTTAGACATGTTTACAAAGTTGCTGTCTAAGAGTACCGTCAGGTTTGTTCTCAAGAATGCATCCACTCATCCTGCCCTCACCTGCCCCACTCTTCCTCTGCCTCCTCGGCTGTGAGCGTGCGGTGTTTGGCCTGCGGTGTGAAGTTATACCAGGCGTGCACGGGAAACGCCTCAAAGGCACCATCGGCACACTGTGTGAAGATGTAGTAGGAAGCGTTCTCTGTGACTCCGCCTTTTTTTAGACCCTTGAATCTGAGTGGTAGAGAGGAACATGAGGTGTTGTCCAAAGGCATGTAACATGAACACACTTGACGATATGAATAAACACTTGGCCCAATGAATACGGTTTTATTTCTTCCcaaattcagttttattttttaccaaattccatgttttatgttttaatcttctggattccattttaatggtttaatgaaattgtaataatcaaAAGCGCTGCGctacaacaatttttttttcaaggaaGTACCGTGTTGATTAATGGTTATAGCACCAGTGAAGTCTACAGatagtcagcttgagatcctttccatctaaactgctTATATCTATTAAGcctagtagggctgggcgatatatcgcatgcgattctcacgcgcatttcgtcagtaaagccggttccctgattacctctaaatcgccatcacctgctttaaaatggagcgccttttaatagacagagccgtagttcacggagaagccacgcaaaatcgcgttcagtatcgaagatgaatcgacttcgataatgaacccgattttccgtggcttatcagtgaactacggattaattgtctattaaaaggcgctccatttgaaagcaggtgatggcgatttagaggtaatcagggaaccggctttactgacgaaatgcgcgtgagaatcgcatgcgatatatcgcccagccctactagtACTGAATGTTTCATGATCAGTAGGATAATCTCGCTCTTTTTTGAGTTATGAGAAAGAAGCATATTCATCCGCACAGTCACGCAGCACtgaaacataaacaaaacaatgttcttctgcaaaatgcatgcagtttttttAACTGCTAGAGGGACGAAAGTTACATAatttacctttaaaaaaaatactattactTTGAGAAGCACATTCTATTGAGAAATGGTACAGAGTTTCTGTCAATTTTAaaccaaaattttattttgttaggTTGCAGTTAGTCTCgcatagccagaccttcagactgacggcagaaggtctggactcgatcTCAGCtttcaatggcctaggaccgcCCAGAGGCCATATGACTGACACgtaaagcaaccaatcacagtttgttttgtttcatgtcacgtttaggggcgtgaaaatgtaaagtcaatGTCCCTACGATAATAAACCGccgtgcatctaataaattattcattcaagaacattGTGCGAGTTTACTTCAACAATGGAGCCgcgaacttcacatacttttgaaaatccagcatttagttGATCCTAGAAAGCATTTCACTCATTCTCACAGCTGTAAACACGACGACGACGTTCttcttcttccatgagggggtttgtCACGGCATTTGTTTCCATGCGGACAGTTAAAGAACGTGACACACAGGTCTCGCGGACATTCTGTAGTATTCaaaaatcctgaagtgtttccagttaagtgtACCATATGCATCAGATGTTCAGCCAGTGGTCGGAGGGTGTGACGTCCGAGGCTGAGATTAGGTTGTAGTGAAGTCCTTTGAGTTTCTGTGTGTATTGTATCTGATGACAGTTTTATCAAATGAAATGCTGGTGAAATGCTGGCAAAGTGACTCTTAGCAACAGTGGAAATGAAGGACGTGAATGAGTGAGATGCAGACAACACCATGGGTGTCACGCATGCTTGAGTATGTGTAGTAGATGACAACGCGTGGCTCTTTACACAGAGACTAACAGAAAGTGTCTTTTTGAACTTTAATATTCAAAGACACTAGTCCATAATTTTAGTCCATAATGTAATTTTAAGTGTACAGccctacttttgatttattcatccaaaTTTTTACCAACTTCCATGACATTCAATttgaaattcaatttttaatgcGCGATTCTGTCCATGTTTTCCACATTGTGCAATGTGGTGACAGAACACCTATTTGCTTATTAAGCATAATCATTCTAGGAATGTGCagttaaacaataaaaaataacataagtGGCAATTAGACAAAATACAAAAGCAGAAACTTGTACCTTCTTCCTGCTTTGCCGTTAACTTTAAGGATCCAGGGCTGGTCCTCCACCTTGAACTCCTTTGTAACGATGCCATACTTCTTCCTCCGTGATtcctctctctgtttctttccAAACTCACTGCCTGCCGCCCCCTCCTGACTCTCCTCCTCACCATATATACGCCTATTACTCATGTCCCGTTCCATACGAGCCTAAACATGACAAACATatatagataataaaaaaaagagaaaacgaATAGAAAAAGACAGTGAAGAAAAGAAAACGTGGCATGGAATAAACTAAAGTAGTGGCCTTATATAACGCCCGTTTACCTGAGTCCAGGTGGAACAACTGACTTTATCACCAGAATTGAAAGCCATTATGTTGTATTTCTTACTGGTGTTTCTGTTGGGCAAGTAAGAAGACCCAAGATCAGATACCAATCACTTTCCTTGACCGAGATCTATAGACACTCTAGTTGAAAtcatttaatacaaaataatatataaataaattaagattAAATCTTACTTGGGAACACGTACTACATACTCCGTCGTGGAGGAACTGCTGCTCCCCTGAAACATGAACAATCACTTAGGGCTGAGAGACAGGTTATACTTCTAAGAGATTTTACTGCTGAACTGTACAGTTTGATGATATTATAGATAAACATTTCTAAAATGACAATTTGTATTCTGCCAAATCTGAGTGGTGATGGATAATCTGAATGATTGTAACTAGATGCTGGGCCACTTACCAGTGACGTCATCACTGCAGAGCGAGAAGTACCTTTAATAACCTGCCAGAACATAGaagttatttaaaacaaatgaaacagaataaaacactttaaagggttagttcacccaaaaatgaaaataatgtcatttattactcaccctcatgctttcgttaatcttcagaacacaaattaagatattttagttgaaatccgatggctcagtgaggcctccataaggagcaatggacatttcctctctcaagatccataaaggtactaaaaacatatttaaatcagttcatgtgagtacagtggttcaatattaatattataaagtgatgagaatatttttggtacaccaaaaaacaaaacaaaataacgacttatttagtgatggccgatttcaaaacactgcttcaggaagcttcggagcacaaatgaatcagtgtatcgaatcatgattcaaattgcgtgtcaaactgccaacggctcaaatcacgtgactttggtgctccgaacagctgattcgatacactgattcattatgctccgatgcttcctgaagcagtgttttgaaatcagccatcactatataagtcgttattttgtttttttggtgcaccaaaaatattctcatcgctttataatattaatattgaaccactgtactcacatgaactgatttaaatatgtttttagtacattaatggatcttgagagaggaaatgtcattgctggctatgcaggcctcactgagccatcggatttcatcaaaatatcttaatttgtgttctgaagattaacgaaggtctttacaggtgtggaacggcataagggtaagtaataaatgacagaattttcatttttgggtgaatacagacattcaatattatacaatattcAATACAATACTTTACTTGCAGTACATACATTATAGTCACCTTACTtggacttgggtaaagttggttttatattcgcacattcggaattctgataaattcagactttccaataaatgtgcaataaatgaatgtttgtgaattttaagcagcgacatgatattgacaaccaacgattgtcaacttacaacatttttcacagtcgatcaaaataggcaagtattgttttaatggcatatttacttgtgaatgtccactgaatgtccaatgtagtgtgattaacaagactattgaatacggatgtccgaatgtgcgaatataaaaccaactttacccaagtcttaCTTGGTTGCgattattatacttttttttttttatgtaattgcATATGATATTTAGTGTATTCAATATACTTTTTGCTTATAATACAACTATTTGCTTTGGATGCGGTGTTctccattttttaatgtagtgtccagtgaatgatctgtagtgtttatataCTGACTGATGTGTCTATGATctgaaagtttgattttgagtaCAGGTGAAATGGTTTTGAGCCAATTGATTTTTCCAGAAGAGTCAGGGGTTTTGTGAATGCATTTTATAGATTtggttttgtgtttaatgttgtgagAAAATAGGTGaaggtttcaagaaatgtgctTTAGTAATTGTGAAAAGAGTAATTTATTCTGTCAACTAAAGTGTTGAATCACAGAGAGGTTATCAAGATAAAGTGAGTAGCATTCGGCTGGTCATATGATCAACATGTTGGCCCACATGAGGCGACCCGctcaatgtaaaataaaaccttaattaaaacaaacagcttttgttttgtctgctGCTATGACTGGATTCTCCGTACAGTATCAGGTTATCATGGGAAAATGAACCCATTATGGACAGGCTGGCTCCCTTACCTGGTTATTGTTACacactttcatgtctcgatttaaaagccaataaaaatggaCAGCGCGTGTTCTCAATATCATCATTATACTGGATGAATTCACCGactgctttaacatccagagtATAAATTCAAGGCAGAAAACGCGCAAAAAAATCTTCAGTTGTGCTATTGAGATGTTGATGTATGTTTGAAATGAACGTACCTTCAACCAACCGGCCAACTAGAGAAGATCCGATGATCTTCTTCACTTTGCTATGCTTTTAGTACCTCGTCCAGCTGCTGATATCGTTTCTTATTAGGGTATTCGATTAATAGGTATAGTAAATTCTCTTAAAAAAGGTAAACTAACAAAATTAGAGAAATGATGAACACAGCCCACAACCTCTCACCCTGCACAACTAATATTCTTCTTCTCTGCGCTTGTCATTAGTTTCATGGAGACTTACTGCCACCTGCTGTACCGAATCATTACTGCAGTGAGTCTGTGTGCATTGAACACCAAGcagatttcatttatttatttattttcttattttcctATGAAGCATTAACACTGACTTGGAAACTTTGTCCGTTATCCCAGACTTTAAATTTTAAACTgaaaatccatcataaaaatctaaattattaaCATGTTTGAAATAATGATAATCTAAATAGAGCAAAATAACATacgggttaataaaggccttctgaagtgaagtcaGGGGTTACTTGCATCTGCTGGAAGCTACTTATTATAGCTAAGaaggttttaaatatggatatttttcttacaaaaacccatcgctttgcttcaaaaggcctttattaaccccctggagccatatggattatttatgatggatggatgtaagcctatttttttcaaaacacgCCCCTGTTCAATTATAAAGCTTGGTAGAGCCCGGATATtttatatctctgattgtgtttgtctgaaagaagatagtcatatatactgtacaaatggcttgagggtgagtaaatcatgggataattttcatttttgggttcaattcaattcacatttatttgtatagcgcttttcacgatacatatcatttcaaagcagctttacagagaatgcatgtcaacaccacaatttaaagaatgcagattagcaaataatgtaataatttaggcaattaatttacaatcactgttagcagtttaactgaaggtagaagcaatgagctcctggaaaaatgaattagctacatattaacaataattaggatatagaaattgggcaatgtgcatgttgatccagatgatggcgccgtctcttcataggtgttggttatctgaggtcttcttaagagactggatccaaactgaagctgatgtcctctctagtcaaacagaaaagcaaatggagaataattagcgtagctgctgttcataacattaagcaaagatagtctgatatgagatgcattatgtgaatgcttggctaaagagatgcgtctttaatctagatttaaactgggtgagcgagtctgagcccctaacattatcaggaaggctatttcagagtttcggagccaaatgtgcaaacgctctccctcctttagtggacttagctatcctaggtacaaccagaagtccagagttttgtgatcttaaagagcgtgaaggattgtagggcaaTAGAAGATTGGTTAAGTACACcatcatgaaagcatgaactaacttttctgcatcagaaatagataacatattctgtatcttagcaatgtttctgaggtggaaaaaggctgtttttgtaacatatgaaatatgattttcaaaggacaagttgctgtctaatataacacccaggtctttaactgtcgaggatggagtaacagtacactgtaaaaaattaccgtgattttaacagtaaaagactgtaaaaatgctgcggtgaaaaactgttaattggtttacagaaagtttccatactatatacggtgaataactgtaatagatctaacggtacatttaatgtaattttacggtaaaataccgttaaattcacagtttttgaaagtgaaaaataacaattcattgtcaaatttacagtgaaaaaccgtaaattgacattcccacaattccctgcgtgacacttcacatttgatatatttttgttgaaataactgtttcttcttagtttttctcatttttttctaatcagttatgtacattagggttttatgttacatctaatgttgttaaattaatgtttattgcatttttaaaatttcatgcatgttaccatgatggtgtttagtgtgtgtgtgaatgacactgtgtgcaccttctatatattagtattgtccttctcagcttgtggaaaagctgcttgtgatgaactttgattcatcatgtgactctcatcaccactgtgtttggtgactgtcagtgtattataaaggtacaaaacagatattagtacttcattaggttggtaaattaacattatatcagttaatgaaatacgttattttaccgtaaattttactgggattttttttacagtgtactgaaatccaatgttaaatatacatatttaaaatgtaaaattcacatgtaactccgtaagtatgtttacggtttgatgtcatttttacagtattattctggtaaccacagctgccggtatttttccgtagaaacaacgggattttttttacagtgtacatccttctaaatgcagattgtagtctgagagattctgtgtacaggtttttggcccaataagtaatacttcagtcttatctgaatttaatataagaaaattactagtgttttacttgttttatcatttttgtgtgaactatccttttaaataatattatttaaatatatataggaTGATACCTAAAATTCTGTCTGTGAAAATTAGACAATGGAGTTCGACAATTTCATTccaaaattttatttcattacagAATGTTTTTAAACACACAATGCACAATTTGAGATACAATGGAACTTTCTGaactaattttaaaaaaaatgacagaaatctcATGTGATATGTTTATAGACTGCTATATATTGTTAGTACAGagagattaaataaataaaaagtgtgTTAGAAGATTTATTcacttttatgtttatttaattatatttaaatgtccACAGGGCCAAAAGTTGATATTTACCATATCACTTATGCAAAGCTAATAAAACTTAAAGAAAATGcataaactaaaaaaactaaatgcaAAGGAAAccagagaaacacacacacacacacaaatgttgcTCATTCAGGCTTCACTTTGACCAATGTCACTGTGCACCCATAGAGAagagagaggaggaagagggCGAGAAAGGCACAGGCCATATTCCATGCTTCTTCAACAGTATCCTGTGTGATAGATTCAGGTTTATTCTCATTCATAAATATAGCCTCTTCAAACATTGCTGCAAAATGCAAACAGAGGAAACAataagattacatttaaaatttattgACTTAGTTATATCCTTGATAAACTTATGTTTTAGTGCATGAAATATTTGATACCTGATTTGGAAATGTTATGCGACTGGGTACCAGTAGCATGAGTGATTCTGCAGCTGTACACCTCACCAGGTGCCCAGCTTGCAGGCTGGATCTGCAGGTAACTTCGGATGCTAAATTTTCCATCAGGGCCTTTCGCGGGGTTGGTATCATTTTGGGCAGACACTTCAGTCGTTCCAAGCAGCCAGGTGATGTTGATGGCAGATGGGCTGAAACCATACACCAGACACACCAGCCTACTAGCACTCTGCAGCAGCTCTACAGATGGAGCAGAGGGGATCACCGAAGCTAAAAATCAATGTGAGAGAAACAGATCAGGTAATAGAGTaaatgcagagagagagatataCTGCATTTCAATTCTGTTGTATATGTCATgtgttatttaaatttttttctgtgatatCACCCACCATACAAATTCTCCAAAGTTGCGGTAAATAGACGTTGGGATGACTCATGAGAAACAATGCAAGAGTACATGCCTTCTTTCCACTGTGATGCAGGCAATATTAGGGCACTATGCATTGAAAAACCTCCTGAAGTGTGAGCAACCACAGGACTGTTAGTGAAGTGAGACTCATTGAGTTTCGTCCCATTTAGTTGCCACTCTACGGAGATATCAGATGGGAAGAAACCGGTGAT includes the following:
- the gtf2f1 gene encoding general transcription factor IIF subunit 1 isoform X2 codes for the protein MTSLGSSSSSTTEYVVRVPKNTSKKYNIMAFNSGDKVSCSTWTQARMERDMSNRRIYGEEESQEGAAGSEFGKKQREESRRKKYGIVTKEFKVEDQPWILKVNGKAGRRFKGLKKGGVTENASYYIFTQCADGAFEAFPVHAWYNFTPQAKHRTLTAEEAEEEWGRRNKVVNHFSIMLQRRLREQERGDEDEEEGEKGGKKKKKKGGRGGDLRIHDLEDDLEMSSDESDGSNGEDDEAKSKGKKDKGPKGKGKKKKKSDLEGIEDSDDGDFEGLEVDYMSDESSSEEEEPEKTKPNKGEDVPKGIDEMSESEEESEEENKNEEDAKEEEEEEDGKKTPVQVEKKKKKDSSGESDSSEDSDIEGEAASALFMKKRTPPKRGGGRGSAGSSKTGSRPGTPSIDNAATSNTLRAAANKLEQGKRQTTIPSAETPAAKRLKMEPSPQSSSGKSTPQPASGKSTPSSSDVQLTEDAVRRYLIRKPMTTKDLLKKFQTKRTGLSSEQTVNVLAQILKRLNPERKNINDKMHFYLTE
- the gtf2f1 gene encoding general transcription factor IIF subunit 1 isoform X1; this encodes MTSLGSSSSSTTEYVVRVPKNTSKKYNIMAFNSGDKVSCSTWTQARMERDMSNRRIYGEEESQEGAAGSEFGKKQREESRRKKYGIVTKEFKVEDQPWILKVNGKAGRRFKGLKKGGVTENASYYIFTQCADGAFEAFPVHAWYNFTPQAKHRTLTAEEAEEEWGRRNKVVNHFSIMLQRRLREQERGDEDEEEGEKGGKKKKKKGGRGGDLRIHDLEDDLEMSSDESDGSNGEDDEAKSKGKKDKGPKGKGKKKKKSDLEGIEDSDDGDFEGLEVDYMSDESSSEEEEPEKTKPNKGEDVPKGIDEMSESEEESEEENKNEEDAKEEEEEEDGKKTPVQVEKKKKKDSSGESDSSEDSDIEGEAASALFMVKKRTPPKRGGGRGSAGSSKTGSRPGTPSIDNAATSNTLRAAANKLEQGKRQTTIPSAETPAAKRLKMEPSPQSSSGKSTPQPASGKSTPSSSDVQLTEDAVRRYLIRKPMTTKDLLKKFQTKRTGLSSEQTVNVLAQILKRLNPERKNINDKMHFYLTE